In a genomic window of Hymenobacter chitinivorans DSM 11115:
- a CDS encoding helix-turn-helix domain-containing protein: MGDRNTSSLLQEIARRLKALRESQQRTLQEVYDATGIHIARIEARRQNVTLATLAALCQYYHTSLSDFLLDIEQVADTSFPSEKPDA, translated from the coding sequence ATGGGAGATAGGAATACTTCGTCGCTACTACAAGAGATTGCACGACGACTCAAGGCCTTACGCGAGAGCCAGCAGCGAACCTTACAAGAGGTATACGATGCCACCGGCATCCACATTGCCCGCATCGAGGCGCGCCGACAGAATGTAACCCTTGCTACCCTGGCTGCTCTTTGCCAGTACTACCACACCTCTCTCTCGGATTTCCTTCTGGATATAGAGCAAGTCGCCGACACTTCCTTTCCGTCTGAAAAGCCAGATGCCTAA
- a CDS encoding GmrSD restriction endonuclease domain-containing protein — MEELYIVPQTVENEDFLDEGQPEVLDVNADERKIIWQAKDFSIREFSSMTTDGELILQPEYQRNFVASASISSRLIESILMDVPIPVIYLAQERDGTFSVIDGQQRLTSFLSFVNGKYPNGDEFKLTGLTVLTELNRQTFVQLSRELQTKIRTTTIHSIIIKKESNDDIKFEIFERLNTGSTKLNEDEIRNTVYRGAYIKLLSELAANPTFHELVRKENFRNRMVYRGMILRFLAVSEKSYLNYKSSMMQFCNKELRDNQHLAPAKAKEYRQRFEHCLSLVKTVFGANAFRRYIPATTTTLGRWAEGQINMALFDLQMVGFVNYSQNDVLRNADFIREGLLDLMAENEEFQLLIGYKTSDTDNVRRRFRIYFDMLERIIGDSNYSQRTFSPQLKTKLFKENPVCAISGQQILTIEDAEVDHIIPYSKGGPTLPENAQLVLRYFNRAKKDKLVDAN; from the coding sequence ATGGAAGAACTATACATAGTCCCACAAACCGTTGAAAATGAAGATTTCCTTGACGAAGGTCAGCCCGAGGTCTTGGACGTCAACGCCGATGAGCGTAAAATCATCTGGCAGGCTAAGGACTTCTCTATTCGTGAATTCTCAAGCATGACTACCGATGGGGAGTTAATTCTTCAGCCCGAGTATCAACGCAACTTTGTGGCCTCCGCCTCCATCTCTAGCCGCCTCATTGAAAGCATCCTTATGGATGTACCTATTCCAGTCATCTACCTGGCTCAGGAACGCGACGGTACTTTTTCTGTTATTGATGGCCAGCAGCGCCTCACTTCATTCCTCTCCTTCGTCAACGGCAAGTACCCCAACGGCGATGAGTTCAAGCTTACTGGTCTTACGGTGCTAACTGAGCTGAACCGTCAAACCTTCGTGCAGTTGTCGAGAGAATTGCAAACCAAAATACGTACTACCACTATTCACTCCATTATCATCAAAAAGGAGTCGAATGATGATATCAAATTTGAAATATTTGAGCGCCTGAACACTGGCTCTACCAAGCTCAATGAGGACGAAATTCGCAATACTGTGTACCGCGGTGCCTATATCAAACTCTTATCCGAGCTGGCGGCTAATCCTACATTTCATGAGCTAGTGCGCAAAGAGAACTTCCGTAACCGCATGGTGTACCGGGGTATGATACTCCGTTTCTTGGCAGTTTCGGAGAAGTCTTATCTGAATTATAAGTCCTCGATGATGCAGTTCTGTAACAAAGAATTGCGCGACAATCAGCACTTAGCACCAGCTAAGGCCAAAGAATACCGTCAGCGTTTCGAGCATTGCCTAAGTTTGGTAAAAACGGTGTTTGGGGCTAATGCCTTTCGCCGCTATATCCCTGCCACTACTACCACTCTTGGCCGGTGGGCCGAAGGGCAGATAAATATGGCTCTGTTCGATTTGCAGATGGTTGGTTTCGTCAACTACTCGCAAAACGACGTTCTTCGCAACGCCGACTTCATCCGAGAGGGCCTGCTTGACCTAATGGCCGAAAACGAAGAGTTTCAACTGCTCATTGGCTACAAAACATCGGACACCGACAACGTACGCCGCCGCTTCCGGATTTACTTCGATATGCTTGAGCGCATCATTGGCGACTCCAACTACAGTCAACGCACTTTTTCCCCGCAGCTCAAAACCAAGCTTTTCAAAGAAAACCCCGTTTGTGCCATATCCGGACAGCAAATCTTAACCATCGAGGACGCTGAAGTTGACCATATCATTCCCTACAGCAAAGGAGGCCCGACCTTGCCCGAAAACGCTCAATTGGTACTACGCTACTTCAACAGGGCGAAAAAAGACAAGCTTGTTGATGCAAATTAG
- a CDS encoding 7-cyano-7-deazaguanine synthase, with the protein MSGANPYIIQCNDAPLSAKTKAAAKPRFLHLATVDVPGQPRNLTLDIEQFDQVVHLVDDRIRDLLEIAAFVYGADRLIDRGNPSQFEYSNWARSLVFHIPVRDLAFWQQPAVTAALCQVLLYLSGDKEYCFNFSQGKNTNHQTRLFNIPPAGGVKAGDGLAVSPEIALFSGGLDSLAGIIDLLERTTGKVILTSHRANSKTTNVQTRVYQHLRAAYPERLLYFPLECHLTHQRAVEETQRTSFFLYTAVAFALAQSVGHRHINIFENGVTSINLPKRQDLMNGRASRTTHPQSLRLLNAFYTLLASGEFVVRHPFVSLTKTEVVELIAHHGKAELIAATVTCTKTFKSFEHRSHATQCGYCSQCVDRRFAMFSASLDDHDTTYDFDLATDSFPEDNIEAAIHVNDYLRLAAQLNKLSFDGFCDEYFSELADLIPAGTPMLEQTEQMSAYYELFRRHSGKVSRGIKILFERHTDPLRPIPPRSIYSFVNDRSFLRPEVEKLAELVSKQMQEGIPLVFQRQRPGHENVLNDAVEALLNSNRNRYLRECPTTPFSFSKVIPDHELNGGSRPLYIESKLLSKNTPPSKVTDQLIADLGKYCNGYTLFLLYDPDRRIPKDSDLKASVEDRWPCHVCIIR; encoded by the coding sequence GTGAGCGGCGCTAACCCTTACATCATTCAGTGTAATGATGCGCCGCTTTCTGCCAAAACGAAAGCTGCTGCCAAACCACGCTTTCTGCACCTGGCCACGGTGGATGTGCCTGGCCAGCCCCGGAACCTGACGTTGGACATCGAGCAGTTCGACCAGGTAGTGCACTTGGTTGATGACCGTATTCGGGATTTACTCGAAATAGCAGCTTTCGTCTATGGTGCCGACCGGCTGATCGACCGTGGCAACCCAAGCCAGTTTGAATACAGCAATTGGGCCCGTAGTCTGGTCTTTCATATACCGGTGCGTGACCTTGCTTTTTGGCAACAACCAGCTGTTACCGCTGCCTTGTGCCAGGTGCTGCTCTATCTATCTGGCGACAAGGAATACTGTTTTAACTTCTCTCAGGGCAAGAACACGAATCATCAGACTCGCCTGTTCAACATTCCGCCTGCTGGCGGAGTTAAGGCCGGCGACGGTTTGGCTGTTTCGCCCGAAATAGCTCTCTTTTCGGGTGGGCTCGACTCGTTAGCTGGTATTATCGATTTACTAGAAAGAACGACAGGCAAAGTCATACTGACTAGCCACCGGGCCAACTCTAAAACCACCAACGTTCAAACCCGGGTTTACCAACACCTACGAGCTGCCTATCCTGAACGGTTGTTGTATTTTCCATTGGAGTGTCATCTGACGCACCAACGTGCAGTCGAAGAAACACAGCGTACTAGTTTCTTTCTCTACACCGCAGTAGCCTTTGCCTTGGCGCAATCGGTAGGCCATCGTCATATCAACATTTTTGAGAACGGCGTTACTTCTATCAATCTGCCCAAACGCCAAGATTTGATGAACGGCCGTGCCAGCCGCACGACGCACCCCCAGTCGTTACGTTTACTCAATGCGTTTTATACATTATTGGCTAGTGGAGAATTCGTGGTGCGGCATCCTTTTGTTTCCCTCACTAAAACCGAGGTTGTAGAGCTAATTGCCCACCATGGTAAAGCCGAGCTTATCGCCGCCACTGTTACCTGCACCAAGACGTTCAAAAGTTTCGAGCATCGCAGTCACGCGACTCAGTGCGGCTACTGCTCCCAATGCGTTGACCGGCGTTTCGCCATGTTTTCGGCCAGCCTAGATGACCATGACACCACGTACGATTTTGACCTCGCCACTGACTCATTTCCTGAGGATAATATAGAGGCCGCTATCCATGTCAATGATTACCTGAGGCTGGCAGCTCAGCTAAACAAGCTTTCCTTCGATGGCTTCTGCGACGAATATTTTTCGGAGCTGGCCGACCTGATTCCGGCAGGCACCCCCATGCTGGAGCAAACGGAGCAGATGAGTGCTTACTACGAGTTATTTCGCCGCCACAGCGGTAAGGTTAGCCGAGGCATTAAAATACTGTTTGAGCGCCATACGGACCCGCTGCGACCAATTCCACCTAGGTCCATCTATTCATTTGTTAATGACCGCAGCTTCTTACGACCTGAGGTGGAGAAGCTAGCCGAGTTGGTGAGCAAGCAGATGCAGGAAGGTATTCCGCTAGTTTTCCAGCGCCAACGGCCTGGACATGAAAACGTGCTCAACGACGCCGTGGAAGCGTTGCTCAACAGTAACAGAAACCGGTACCTACGCGAATGCCCAACTACGCCGTTTTCATTCAGCAAAGTGATACCCGACCATGAGTTGAACGGGGGCAGCCGTCCACTGTACATCGAATCCAAGCTGCTCAGCAAGAACACTCCACCCAGCAAAGTCACCGATCAACTGATTGCTGACCTTGGCAAATACTGCAACGGCTACACGTTATTTCTGCTGTATGATCCTGACCGTCGAATTCCAAAGGATAGCGACTTGAAGGCCTCGGTGGAAGACCGGTGGCCCTGCCACGTCTGCATCATCCGTTGA
- a CDS encoding 5-methylcytosine restriction system specificity protein McrC: protein MQLLPGREHRPIPLPADAVVARSEILFGGSADKQCLVLMGEGSSRYLQPSYYVGADWLQPEKLAVHVQPKLSGTEHSVNHLRMLFDCLQHPEIAGLVGQLYHLDVNAPFIELPRRDDLLTPLLVGHFLYLLQDVVRQGLKKGYNPVVRELRGRIKGKLVVGQTLRQGVFRQRPLSTVCAFTEFSVDIPENRLLKQALLFARRYLSNFPGYVLTLEPLLRFCEPAFELVSDVEVVRQQAAPAYNPLYRAYTDALRVGWLLMKRFGYSLLAVADEHFSTVRVPPHWIDMAYLFELYVLGLLRKQFGSKAILHGQTQAKGYYGLPDFLLPGPEPWIIDAKYKPRYQRDQYIIDDIRQLSGYARDEEVLKKLRAHENTVVHCLIIYPDRLDEQDTEQPDERPAPCIPSLQELTKSKIDGFSRFYKLAVRLPYFNG, encoded by the coding sequence ATGCAACTGCTACCCGGGCGCGAGCATAGACCAATACCGTTGCCAGCGGACGCAGTGGTAGCGCGGTCAGAAATATTGTTCGGGGGCTCAGCTGACAAGCAGTGCTTGGTGCTGATGGGCGAAGGAAGCAGCCGCTATCTTCAACCGAGCTACTACGTGGGTGCCGACTGGCTGCAGCCAGAGAAGCTAGCCGTGCACGTGCAGCCCAAACTGAGCGGTACTGAGCACAGCGTCAATCACCTGCGGATGCTATTTGACTGCCTGCAGCACCCGGAAATAGCCGGGCTGGTTGGTCAACTGTACCATTTGGATGTAAATGCACCGTTTATCGAACTGCCTCGGCGCGACGACTTGCTCACGCCGCTGCTCGTGGGGCATTTCTTGTATTTGCTGCAGGATGTTGTCCGGCAAGGCTTGAAAAAAGGGTACAATCCGGTGGTTCGTGAGTTGCGCGGCCGAATCAAGGGGAAACTTGTGGTCGGACAAACATTACGGCAAGGAGTATTTCGCCAACGGCCGCTGTCGACGGTTTGTGCTTTCACGGAGTTCAGCGTAGATATTCCAGAGAACCGGCTGCTGAAGCAAGCTTTGCTATTTGCGAGGCGCTATTTGAGCAATTTTCCGGGCTATGTTCTTACCCTGGAGCCCCTACTGCGGTTTTGTGAACCTGCCTTTGAATTGGTGAGTGATGTGGAAGTAGTGCGGCAACAAGCCGCACCGGCTTACAATCCGCTCTACCGGGCCTACACTGACGCGTTGCGGGTAGGCTGGCTGCTGATGAAACGTTTTGGCTATTCGTTGCTGGCCGTAGCCGATGAGCACTTCAGCACCGTACGCGTTCCGCCGCACTGGATAGATATGGCGTACCTGTTTGAGTTGTACGTTTTAGGACTGTTGCGCAAGCAATTTGGCAGCAAGGCTATTCTGCACGGCCAGACACAAGCCAAAGGTTACTACGGGCTGCCCGACTTCCTGCTACCAGGCCCAGAGCCGTGGATCATTGATGCGAAATACAAGCCACGTTACCAGCGAGATCAATATATCATCGACGACATCCGACAACTGAGCGGCTACGCCCGCGATGAGGAGGTGCTCAAAAAGCTGCGGGCACATGAAAACACGGTGGTTCACTGCTTAATCATCTACCCTGATCGGCTGGACGAGCAGGACACTGAGCAGCCGGATGAACGGCCAGCGCCATGCATTCCGAGCTTGCAAGAACTCACGAAATCGAAAATTGATGGATTCAGCCGGTTCTACAAACTGGCCGTACGGCTACCTTATTTCAACGGATGA
- a CDS encoding McrB family protein: MTIWKLGCRWGSKSDDTPLFYHLLKERHIVIGVWSNTYEVNDLVFLTDGHAGLGIAKVLTKPVSVLNFPDLKEEFKKLWIEYSDKLFVADAAIYDLPRRGELNYPTQIGICRINPYNMHALVTDIQQRYNEFEQMQHLQDTIDLLKAKGQIVLQGPPGTGKTRMAEQIADRLAAKPAHRKLIQFHPAYAYEDFVRGIVADTTSAGSLRYQAENKVLAELAEQAAADSGNDYVLIIDEINRANLPAVLGELIYALENRGKEVDSVYGLGADKNRVLRLPSNLYIIGTMNTADRSVGHMDYAIRRRFAFVTVLPDANVVPEGPARRLFEQVQQLFETHMSPEFDMHDVQPGHSYFLVKDDSGLTLRQKLEYELRPLLHEYLRDGILLPTAKQQVNSLGA; the protein is encoded by the coding sequence ATGACCATTTGGAAACTCGGATGCCGCTGGGGCTCTAAATCCGATGATACACCTTTGTTTTATCATCTATTAAAGGAGAGGCATATTGTAATCGGAGTTTGGAGCAATACTTACGAAGTAAATGATTTGGTATTTCTAACGGACGGGCATGCTGGCTTAGGCATTGCCAAAGTGCTTACAAAGCCAGTGTCTGTCCTTAACTTCCCTGATCTGAAAGAAGAATTTAAAAAGCTATGGATAGAGTATAGTGACAAACTTTTTGTAGCAGATGCTGCTATCTATGATTTGCCTCGAAGGGGCGAATTGAATTATCCTACTCAGATAGGTATTTGTCGCATCAATCCTTATAACATGCATGCGCTGGTAACTGATATTCAACAGCGTTACAATGAATTTGAGCAAATGCAGCACTTGCAGGATACGATTGATTTGCTGAAAGCTAAGGGACAAATAGTGCTGCAAGGGCCACCCGGCACCGGCAAAACCCGCATGGCTGAGCAAATAGCCGACCGATTGGCCGCAAAGCCGGCGCACCGTAAGCTGATTCAGTTTCACCCGGCATATGCTTATGAGGACTTCGTACGCGGAATTGTAGCGGATACCACTTCAGCAGGCAGCTTGCGTTACCAAGCTGAGAACAAAGTACTGGCGGAACTAGCGGAGCAGGCGGCAGCTGACTCAGGTAATGATTACGTGCTCATTATTGATGAAATCAACCGGGCCAACCTCCCCGCTGTGTTGGGGGAGTTGATCTACGCGCTTGAGAACCGAGGCAAGGAAGTCGACAGCGTGTATGGCCTGGGTGCTGATAAGAACCGAGTGCTGCGCCTGCCAAGTAACCTCTACATCATCGGTACCATGAATACGGCGGACCGGTCGGTGGGGCACATGGATTACGCCATCCGGCGGCGTTTTGCGTTTGTGACGGTACTGCCCGATGCCAACGTGGTGCCGGAGGGACCTGCGCGGCGGCTGTTTGAGCAAGTACAGCAACTGTTTGAGACGCACATGTCGCCCGAGTTCGATATGCACGATGTGCAGCCCGGACACAGCTATTTTCTGGTAAAAGACGATAGCGGACTCACGCTGCGGCAGAAATTGGAGTATGAACTACGCCCACTACTGCATGAATACTTACGCGACGGCATTTTACTGCCCACCGCTAAACAGCAGGTTAATAGCCTGGGCGCCTAA
- a CDS encoding GIY-YIG nuclease family protein, whose translation MPASPQQTFAEHTAQLPALLATLEACFPITRTELAKNIPRGTPGIYAFYHDDQPVYVGRTRDLRRRLSEHGRASSSHYSASFAFLRARRVAEAAGHAAGLVGLSRQALARHRVFGPLFVAEKSTVAGMTVRWVVVPDAVTQALLEVYAALELNTLFNSFETS comes from the coding sequence ATGCCTGCTTCTCCCCAGCAAACCTTTGCCGAACATACTGCTCAGCTTCCTGCGTTACTCGCTACTCTGGAAGCCTGCTTTCCCATAACACGGACTGAACTAGCCAAGAACATTCCCAGGGGTACGCCGGGGATTTACGCCTTCTATCATGACGACCAGCCCGTGTACGTGGGCCGCACCCGCGACCTGCGCCGTCGGCTAAGCGAGCATGGCCGCGCCAGCTCTTCGCATTACAGCGCCTCGTTTGCGTTTCTGCGGGCGCGCCGGGTGGCGGAGGCAGCGGGTCACGCAGCCGGCTTAGTTGGGCTTTCGCGACAGGCGTTGGCGCGTCACCGGGTATTCGGGCCGCTGTTTGTGGCGGAGAAGAGCACGGTGGCCGGCATGACGGTGCGCTGGGTAGTAGTGCCCGATGCCGTGACGCAGGCGCTGCTGGAAGTGTACGCGGCGTTGGAATTGAACACGCTATTCAACTCGTTTGAGACGAGTTGA
- a CDS encoding ATP-binding protein, with translation MKRIQKLHLRNFKAFRDQEFDFTGGPHDPDGRNVLVYGNNGSGKSSVFWALYTFLQSVGKTPPTDIAKYFVPLRDGAPETYESLRYVFAGPDEEASIKLTWADLPGAATVTTQQLGLDKAGADPLNEQQPLSVAQRTRTGPASGTDTTIREALLSSDFIHYRFLQDFYQRSNREGVNLWPVFMRDLFPFYQTPLFSTPAGNPQYLEEVLRIVLETAHSRRRWEKKPKEEFEADYITRANEAIGLFVNSVQTNANAFLRDQFLGGDESLQIELNFTKQLTFDLLRFAPLSAIQREWRNNIEDLAIILSVRALRPGHSEVRHYRPQSFLNEAQLTRIALAVRLGALLTRPANSTLKLLCLDDLLISLDMGNRKHVLDWLFGDNGKYCQEYQIFFFTHDRELYRMLKHYIGRPHSGKWRVLELVNNEQFPKPQPSLLDGDSNDHFTQAWRRFQAEDFPACANYLRKETERLLKEILPPADLYMYPNEKGETIPMPMGTQLDKLQQLFIKLGKGDNMGKLHDLQLFKQILLNPLSHDSFSTTVYQSELHTMLVDTIPELQKMRRSVVAELPSTGQKLIYLTETDSENTRYTYTIELYETLWAYTFPDGSVAYSHPACQVLERIDDKGKKTVFNKKQGTCEGLADGYRRICFALGKKPEGGGQPIPLLPKPLHTIITTTI, from the coding sequence ATGAAGCGTATTCAGAAGCTGCACCTGCGCAACTTCAAGGCATTTCGTGACCAGGAGTTTGATTTTACGGGCGGGCCGCACGACCCCGACGGGCGCAACGTGCTGGTGTACGGCAACAACGGGTCGGGCAAGTCGTCGGTGTTTTGGGCCTTGTACACGTTTTTGCAAAGCGTCGGCAAAACCCCGCCAACCGACATTGCCAAGTATTTCGTGCCGTTGCGCGATGGTGCGCCCGAAACGTACGAAAGCCTGCGCTACGTGTTTGCCGGTCCCGACGAGGAAGCTAGCATCAAGCTTACCTGGGCCGACCTCCCGGGTGCTGCCACCGTAACCACCCAACAGCTCGGTCTTGATAAAGCCGGCGCCGACCCGCTGAACGAGCAGCAACCGTTGTCGGTAGCCCAGCGCACCCGTACCGGCCCGGCCAGTGGCACCGATACCACGATACGGGAAGCCTTGCTCAGCTCGGATTTCATTCATTACCGGTTTCTGCAAGATTTCTACCAACGGTCAAACCGCGAAGGAGTAAATCTGTGGCCGGTATTTATGCGGGACCTGTTTCCATTTTATCAAACCCCGTTGTTCAGCACTCCCGCCGGCAATCCGCAGTACCTGGAAGAAGTGCTGCGGATTGTATTGGAGACAGCACACAGCCGCAGGCGCTGGGAGAAGAAGCCGAAAGAAGAATTTGAAGCTGATTACATAACGCGGGCCAATGAGGCTATTGGGCTATTCGTAAACAGTGTTCAGACCAACGCGAATGCATTTCTACGCGACCAATTTCTAGGTGGCGACGAAAGCCTGCAAATTGAGCTTAATTTCACCAAACAGCTCACTTTCGATTTGTTGCGTTTCGCGCCTCTTTCAGCTATCCAACGAGAGTGGCGCAACAACATAGAAGACCTTGCTATTATCTTAAGCGTAAGAGCCCTGAGGCCTGGACATTCGGAGGTGAGGCATTACAGGCCGCAATCTTTTTTGAACGAGGCACAGCTCACGCGCATTGCGTTGGCTGTTCGCCTTGGAGCACTCCTCACCCGCCCCGCCAACAGCACGCTCAAACTACTGTGCTTGGACGACCTGCTTATCAGCCTCGATATGGGCAACCGCAAACACGTGTTGGATTGGCTATTTGGCGATAATGGCAAATACTGTCAGGAATATCAGATTTTCTTCTTCACCCACGACCGGGAGTTGTATCGGATGCTGAAGCACTACATCGGCCGGCCGCATTCGGGCAAGTGGCGGGTGCTGGAGCTGGTGAACAATGAGCAATTTCCCAAGCCGCAGCCCAGCCTACTCGACGGTGACAGCAACGACCATTTCACCCAGGCCTGGCGGCGCTTTCAAGCAGAGGATTTCCCGGCGTGCGCCAACTATCTGCGCAAAGAAACAGAACGGCTTTTAAAGGAGATTCTCCCGCCCGCAGACCTCTATATGTACCCAAATGAAAAAGGGGAAACTATTCCTATGCCAATGGGTACGCAGCTCGACAAGCTACAACAGCTCTTCATTAAGCTGGGAAAAGGCGACAACATGGGTAAGCTTCATGACTTGCAGCTATTCAAACAGATTTTGCTCAATCCACTTTCCCACGATAGTTTTTCTACTACGGTGTATCAGAGCGAGCTACACACCATGTTGGTAGATACAATTCCAGAATTGCAGAAGATGCGCCGGTCAGTAGTGGCGGAGTTGCCAAGCACTGGGCAAAAGCTAATTTACTTAACTGAGACAGACTCGGAAAACACTCGTTATACCTACACCATTGAGCTATACGAAACGCTGTGGGCATATACGTTTCCCGATGGCAGCGTAGCATATTCGCATCCGGCTTGCCAAGTATTGGAGCGTATTGATGATAAAGGTAAAAAAACGGTATTCAACAAAAAGCAGGGCACTTGCGAAGGCCTTGCGGATGGGTATAGAAGAATTTGTTTCGCTCTAGGCAAAAAGCCGGAGGGAGGGGGTCAGCCTATACCACTTTTGCCAAAACCATTACACACCATCATAACTACCACTATCTGA